From Pontibacter actiniarum, a single genomic window includes:
- the carB gene encoding carbamoyl-phosphate synthase large subunit yields MPKDTSIKSVLIIGSGPIIIGQACEFDYSGSQAARSLREEGIEVTLINSNPATIMTDPVTADNVYLKPLEKKYIIEILEKHKIDAVLPTMGGQTALNLAIDCEKAGIWQKYGVRIIGVDIKAIETTEDREEFRLKMLELGVNVCKGETATSFLEGKEIAQEIGFPLVIRPSFTLGGYGGGFVHTPEEFDTALTRGLHASPTHEVLIEQSILGWKEYELELLRDNMGNIIIICSIENFDPMGVHTGDSITVAPAMTLPDTVYQQMRDLAIKMMNGIGQFAGGCNVQFSVNPEDDTIIAIEINPRVSRSSALASKATGYPIAKIAAKLAIGYNLDELKNAITKTTSAFFEPALDYVIVKIPRWNFDKFPGVNRTLGLQMKSVGEVMGIGRTFQEALQKACQSLEIKRNGIGADGKEKTNYDELIHGLSNPSWNRLFNIKDAMRIGIPTSTIQKLTKIDPWFLAQIEELDMMEKEIEKYSLGTIPAELLREAKVKGYADRQIAHLLRCKESEVHSVRTELGIKRVFKMVDTCAAEFEANTPYYYSTFEGENESIVSDKKKVVVLGSGPNRIGQGIEFDYSCVHGVLAARECGYETIMINCNPETVSTDFDISDKLYFEPVFWEHIYDIILHEKPEGVIVQLGGQTALKLAEKLDRFGIKVLGTSYQALDLAEDRGSFSSLLRDLAIPYPPFAVIETAEEALELSKELKFPLLVRPSYVLGGQNMKIVINEKELEAHVIDLLKDHPGNKVLLDHFLDNAIEAEADAICDGEDVYICGIMEHIEPAGIHSGDSYAVLPPFDLSENVMRQIEEHTKKIAVALNTVGVINIQFAIKNEVVYIIEANPRASRTFPFIAKAYREPYINYATKIMLGAKKVKDFTFNPYKHGYAIKVPVFSYNKFPEVNKELGPEMKSTGEAIYFIDDLQDDYFTKVYSERNLYLSK; encoded by the coding sequence ATGCCTAAAGACACCTCGATTAAATCCGTTCTTATTATTGGTTCTGGTCCTATTATTATCGGCCAGGCCTGCGAATTCGATTACTCTGGCTCCCAGGCCGCCCGTTCGCTACGCGAAGAGGGTATAGAAGTAACGCTCATCAACTCAAACCCCGCCACCATCATGACCGATCCGGTTACGGCGGATAACGTGTACCTCAAGCCCCTGGAGAAGAAGTACATCATTGAGATTCTTGAGAAACATAAGATAGATGCCGTGCTCCCTACCATGGGCGGCCAGACAGCGCTGAACCTCGCCATCGACTGCGAGAAAGCCGGTATTTGGCAGAAATACGGCGTACGCATCATCGGGGTGGATATCAAAGCCATTGAGACTACCGAGGACCGTGAGGAGTTCCGTCTGAAGATGCTGGAGCTGGGCGTGAACGTCTGCAAAGGCGAAACAGCCACGTCTTTCCTGGAAGGCAAGGAGATAGCGCAGGAGATTGGATTTCCGCTCGTAATTCGCCCGTCGTTTACGCTGGGCGGCTACGGCGGTGGCTTTGTGCACACTCCGGAGGAGTTCGATACCGCCCTTACGCGCGGCCTGCACGCTTCTCCAACGCACGAAGTACTTATCGAGCAAAGCATTTTGGGTTGGAAGGAGTATGAGCTGGAGCTGCTGCGCGATAACATGGGCAACATCATCATCATCTGCTCCATCGAGAACTTCGACCCGATGGGCGTGCACACCGGCGACTCCATTACCGTTGCCCCGGCCATGACGCTGCCAGACACGGTGTACCAGCAAATGCGCGACCTGGCCATCAAAATGATGAACGGCATCGGACAGTTTGCCGGTGGCTGTAATGTGCAGTTCTCCGTGAACCCGGAGGATGACACCATCATCGCCATTGAGATTAACCCGCGCGTATCCCGTTCGTCTGCGCTGGCCTCTAAGGCCACCGGTTACCCGATTGCCAAAATCGCGGCGAAGCTGGCCATTGGCTATAACCTGGATGAGCTGAAGAACGCCATCACCAAAACCACTTCGGCTTTCTTTGAGCCGGCCCTGGACTACGTGATCGTGAAGATACCGCGCTGGAACTTCGACAAGTTCCCGGGTGTGAACCGCACCCTTGGCCTGCAGATGAAGTCGGTGGGCGAGGTAATGGGCATCGGCCGCACCTTTCAGGAGGCGCTGCAGAAAGCCTGCCAAAGCCTGGAGATCAAACGCAACGGCATCGGCGCGGATGGCAAGGAGAAGACAAACTACGACGAGCTGATCCACGGCCTCTCTAACCCGAGCTGGAACCGCCTGTTCAACATAAAGGATGCGATGCGCATCGGCATCCCAACCAGCACCATCCAGAAGCTGACCAAGATTGACCCATGGTTCCTGGCTCAGATCGAGGAGCTGGATATGATGGAGAAGGAAATTGAGAAGTATAGCCTGGGCACCATTCCTGCCGAGCTGCTGCGCGAGGCCAAGGTAAAAGGTTACGCCGACCGCCAGATTGCCCACCTGCTGCGCTGCAAAGAAAGCGAAGTGCACAGTGTGCGTACCGAGCTTGGCATTAAGCGCGTGTTTAAGATGGTGGATACCTGCGCGGCCGAGTTTGAGGCCAACACACCGTACTACTACAGCACGTTCGAGGGCGAAAACGAAAGCATCGTATCTGATAAGAAAAAGGTTGTTGTGCTGGGCTCAGGGCCAAACCGCATCGGGCAGGGCATTGAGTTCGACTACAGCTGTGTGCACGGCGTGCTGGCTGCCAGAGAGTGCGGTTACGAAACCATCATGATCAACTGTAACCCGGAAACGGTAAGTACCGACTTCGATATTTCGGACAAGCTGTACTTTGAGCCGGTGTTCTGGGAGCATATTTACGACATTATCCTGCATGAGAAGCCAGAGGGTGTGATTGTGCAGCTGGGCGGGCAGACAGCCCTGAAGCTGGCCGAGAAGCTGGACCGCTTCGGCATTAAGGTGCTTGGCACCAGCTACCAGGCCCTGGACCTGGCGGAAGACCGCGGTTCCTTCTCCTCGCTGCTGCGCGATTTGGCTATCCCTTACCCGCCGTTTGCCGTGATCGAGACGGCGGAGGAGGCGCTGGAGCTGAGCAAGGAGCTGAAGTTCCCGCTGCTGGTGCGCCCTAGCTACGTGCTGGGTGGCCAGAACATGAAAATCGTGATCAACGAGAAAGAGCTGGAGGCCCACGTCATCGACCTGCTGAAAGACCACCCGGGCAACAAAGTGCTGCTCGACCACTTCCTCGACAATGCCATTGAGGCAGAGGCCGACGCCATTTGCGACGGAGAGGATGTGTACATCTGCGGTATCATGGAGCACATCGAGCCGGCCGGTATCCACTCCGGCGACTCTTACGCGGTGCTGCCTCCGTTTGACCTGAGCGAGAACGTGATGCGCCAGATTGAGGAGCACACCAAGAAAATTGCCGTAGCGTTGAACACCGTGGGTGTCATCAACATCCAGTTTGCGATCAAAAACGAGGTGGTGTACATTATCGAGGCCAACCCGAGAGCGTCCCGTACGTTCCCGTTCATTGCCAAGGCCTACCGTGAGCCGTACATCAACTACGCGACTAAGATCATGCTGGGAGCGAAGAAGGTGAAGGACTTTACCTTTAACCCTTATAAGCACGGATACGCCATCAAAGTACCGGTGTTCTCTTACAACAAGTTCCCGGAGGTAAACAAGGAGCTTGGGCCAGAAATGAAGTCTACCGGCGAGGCCATTTACTTTATTGACGACCTGCAGGACGATTACTTCACAAAAGTATACTCCGAAAGGAACCTGTACCTGAGTAAGTAA